Proteins from a genomic interval of Actinomycetota bacterium:
- the sufD gene encoding Fe-S cluster assembly protein SufD: MALPTEAEEIWRYSRISQLDLDRFRPAGPDGGGGDRRAPAELASVVAAAGDVAALVVVRNGSVTHVELDPTLAARGLFVGDIADLAEGDDLLGAVAPASTDAFCELNGAFLPGVAVVRVPAGMTVERPVLVLQWLDGEGLATFPHTIVHAGPDSEVTVVEHLGSADVVAMTAPVVELDVGPAARVTYLGVQDLGPRIWQIGYQASRVGADATLRSATVALGGDYARVRADSTITGKGATSRLTAVYFADGDRMHDFRTLQDHAAPASTSDLLFKGAVSDRAQAVYSGLIRVRKDAPGTNAFQTNRNLVLSDGAGAMSVPNLEIENNDVRCSHATAVGPIDEEQLYYLESRGLPPDAAERLIVLGFFGEVLDSLPMPEMVASVKANVASRVGRATR; encoded by the coding sequence TTGGCCCTGCCCACTGAAGCCGAGGAGATCTGGCGCTACAGCCGCATCTCCCAGCTCGACCTCGATCGCTTCCGGCCCGCCGGTCCCGATGGCGGCGGTGGCGACCGCCGGGCCCCGGCCGAGCTGGCGTCCGTGGTTGCCGCGGCCGGAGACGTGGCCGCCCTGGTGGTCGTGAGGAACGGGTCGGTGACCCACGTGGAGCTCGACCCCACGCTGGCCGCCCGGGGCCTGTTCGTAGGCGACATCGCCGACCTGGCCGAGGGCGATGACCTCCTCGGGGCAGTGGCGCCCGCGTCCACCGACGCCTTCTGCGAGCTCAACGGGGCCTTCCTCCCGGGCGTGGCCGTGGTACGCGTGCCGGCCGGGATGACCGTCGAGCGTCCGGTCCTGGTGCTCCAATGGCTGGACGGCGAGGGCCTGGCCACGTTCCCCCACACGATCGTGCACGCCGGCCCCGACAGCGAGGTGACCGTCGTCGAACACCTGGGCTCGGCCGACGTGGTCGCCATGACGGCCCCGGTGGTCGAGCTCGACGTGGGCCCGGCCGCCCGGGTGACCTACCTGGGTGTGCAGGACCTCGGCCCCCGGATCTGGCAGATCGGCTACCAGGCCAGCCGGGTGGGGGCCGACGCCACCCTCCGATCGGCCACCGTGGCCCTGGGCGGCGACTACGCCCGGGTGCGGGCCGACTCGACCATCACCGGCAAGGGGGCCACCAGCCGGCTTACGGCCGTCTACTTCGCCGACGGCGACCGGATGCACGACTTCCGCACCCTCCAGGACCATGCCGCCCCGGCATCCACCAGCGACCTGTTGTTCAAAGGGGCCGTGTCCGACCGGGCCCAGGCCGTCTACTCGGGGCTCATCCGTGTGCGCAAGGACGCCCCCGGCACCAACGCCTTCCAGACCAACCGCAACCTCGTGCTCAGCGACGGGGCAGGCGCCATGTCGGTCCCCAACCTGGAGATCGAGAACAACGACGTGCGCTGCAGCCACGCCACCGCCGTCGGCCCCATCGACGAGGAGCAGCTCTACTACCTGGAGTCGAGGGGCCTGCCGCCCGACGCGGCCGAGCGCCTCATCGTCCTCGGGTTCTTCGGTGAGGTGCTCGACAGCCTGCCCATGCCCGAGATGGTGGCGTCCGTCAAGGCCAACGTGGCCAGCCGGGTGGGACGGGCAACGCGATGA
- a CDS encoding non-heme iron oxygenase ferredoxin subunit, whose protein sequence is MKTVRKLVGRVDDVKPGTAVKFDDGQHRIAVVRIGDDFYALGDRCSHADYSLAEGEVWADEREIECPKHGSTFSLETGEPQSLPATRPVPVYRVVLEDDQIFVEAH, encoded by the coding sequence ATGAAGACGGTGCGCAAGCTCGTGGGCCGGGTCGACGACGTGAAGCCGGGCACGGCCGTGAAGTTCGACGACGGCCAGCACCGCATCGCCGTGGTCCGCATCGGCGACGACTTCTACGCCCTCGGGGACCGTTGCAGCCACGCCGACTACTCATTGGCCGAAGGCGAGGTGTGGGCCGACGAGCGCGAGATCGAGTGCCCCAAGCACGGGAGCACGTTCTCCCTGGAGACGGGTGAGCCCCAGAGCCTGCCCGCCACCCGGCCCGTCCCGGTCTACCGGGTGGTCCTCGAGGACGACCAGATCTTCGTGGAGGCACATTGA
- the sufC gene encoding Fe-S cluster assembly ATPase SufC: MTGPSTGSSLIVSGLRAGVDGQDILHGVDISVSSGEVHAVMGPNGSGKSTLAHVIMGKAGYHVTGGSITLDGADLTALATWQRAQAGLFLAMQYPTEVPGVALEEALAEALRARGDDALGVSDRIATEAAKVGMSVALLSRALNVEFSGGEKKRNEVVQLGTLRPKIAVLDEIDSGLDVDALREVSRRVQEMTEELGIGVLVITHYSRLLHELHADKVSVLRKGRIVASGGPELAEELETTGYAGYTDDDEPAAEPPTRA, translated from the coding sequence TTGACAGGCCCGAGCACCGGCTCCTCCCTGATCGTCTCGGGCCTCAGGGCCGGGGTCGACGGCCAGGACATCCTCCATGGCGTCGACATCTCGGTATCCAGCGGCGAGGTGCACGCCGTCATGGGGCCCAACGGGTCAGGCAAGTCGACTCTGGCCCACGTGATCATGGGCAAGGCCGGCTACCACGTGACGGGTGGGTCGATCACCCTCGACGGCGCCGATCTGACCGCCCTGGCCACCTGGCAGCGAGCGCAAGCCGGCCTCTTCCTGGCCATGCAGTACCCCACCGAGGTGCCGGGTGTGGCCCTGGAGGAAGCGCTGGCCGAGGCCCTCCGGGCACGCGGCGACGACGCCCTCGGGGTGAGCGACCGGATCGCGACCGAGGCGGCCAAGGTGGGCATGAGCGTCGCCCTGCTCAGCCGGGCCCTCAACGTGGAGTTCTCGGGCGGGGAGAAGAAGCGCAACGAGGTCGTGCAGCTCGGCACCTTGCGGCCCAAGATCGCCGTTCTCGACGAGATCGACTCCGGTCTCGACGTCGACGCGCTGCGGGAGGTCAGCCGCCGGGTACAGGAGATGACCGAGGAGCTGGGGATCGGCGTGTTGGTGATCACCCACTACAGCCGCCTGCTCCACGAACTGCACGCCGACAAGGTGTCGGTGCTGCGTAAAGGCCGCATCGTGGCCAGCGGTGGTCCCGAGCTGGCCGAGGAACTGGAGACGACGGGTTACGCGGGCTACACCGACGACGACGAGCCCGCGGCGGAGCCCCCGACCCGGGCCTGA